A segment of the Marmota flaviventris isolate mMarFla1 chromosome 2, mMarFla1.hap1, whole genome shotgun sequence genome:
TATAGCCAATTGCAAGTCCTTTGACTTTATGAAAAGATCTTAggaatttttgtttagtttttttaccACATGGCAACATCATTTGCCAACTGTGGGacaatttatgtatatatgcagAGAGAACTAGAAAATATTCTCTAGAATAATTCAAATTCCCCCAGTGTGAGAAGCCCCTCAGAATAAACTTGAATTGCCTTTTCTGCTCTGTGGGAATTAACCTCAGACTCACTTCCAAGCATAGCATGGCTTCTTCCATACTCCTCCCTATTCTTTCTTTAGAGTATAAAACAATTCTGCCTTAGGCCATGAACCACAGACTTCTTAGAGAAGTGGAACTGCCTCTTTTCACCTCTAGGTGACACCACTCTCCACTGCTCTCCTCATAGAGAGATGATTGATTAAAATATATGTCCAAGAACCCATCTAAAGCAGTACTCAGGTGACCTTTTTCTGGGCTCAGGATCCCTTAAAAGTCATCCTTCATAGCTCTCGAGTATTGTGGTCTCATCTCAGCAAATTGGAGCTGTCACATTCCTATTTAGGTTGGCATTTGgtgtgtcttttcttttctttctctgttttaggCAAGGTCTTATAtcttacccaggctggcctggagctcctgggctcaagtgatcttcatCTTAATGGTCTTTAATGTCCCAAGGTCTTACACAGTGCCCAGACCCAGTAGAGACTTATGTAATGTTTggtattaaatgaatgaattaagagtGTGAGTGGATTTTTGTTAACACTATGACTGATAGAAAGGCAAACACTCAGTGATCCTAATAGATAAGGAAGAATGGCTGGGGTTGGAAGTTGTATTAGGAAAACTATTAAATAGACTTTCCAAAGAAATGGATTAACCCTAGGTAGTAAATTTAGTGAGGAAGACTAAAGAAAATCTGTAATTAGGTGACTGAGGATGCCTGAGACATGATGCCCTGTCAGAGAGAAAAGTACCTGTCCTTTTTAGCCTAATTTGGAATGAAGATATGTGCCCCTACCACTCCTCCTTTTGCCGTTGGCAGGAACCTCTGTTGGAAGCGATGGTGCTGGGCCTAGGCCCTTTATTGTTGGTCTTCATGCTGGGTCTGGTTGTGACCCCACCGACCCTGGCTCAGGATAACTCCAGGTACAAACACTTCCTGACCCAGCACTATGATGCCAAACCAAAGGGACGGAATGACAGATACTGTGAAAGCATGATGGAGAGACGAGAGCTGACCTCACCTTGCAAAGACACCAACACCTTTATTCATGGCAACAAGGGCAACATCAAGGCCATCTGTGGAAATAGAAATGGAAACCCTCACGGAGAAAACTTAAGAATAAGCAAGTCTCCTTTCCAAGTCACCACTTGCAAGCATGCAGGAGGGTCCCCTCGGCCTCCATGCCGGTACCGGGCTACAGCAGGGTTCAGACACATTGTTATTGCCTGTGAAAATGGCTTACCTGTCCACTTTGATGAGTCCTTTTTCCGTCTATGACCAGCAGGCCACTGCTGGCCACTGGCCCTGAGCTGGTTTTGCTTTCCTTTCCTGAGCTTCCCCTCTGTACTTCAGAACAGTGACAGCAGTATTCACTTCCAGGCGCCCAGAAAATAAGCCATCTGCATCTTTTGTGTTTTACAACCTAcgtttaataaataaaatgtctctgAAACCAGTAAGAATCACTCAACTGCTTCCAAAGAGGATAGAATGGAGTAgaaacatctttttctttatcACCAGTTCCCCATCAGTCAATGGGGAGGTATACTTTACCTTTGTGGGAGGGTAAAGTTGATAAGCTCATCTATAGAGAGAGTTGGGAAAACTCTAGGGCTTACAGTTATAAGAAGAATTTTCAAGAgatgaaaattgtttttttttcttttaagtaatgaGCCAACATTACTTTCACAATTATGAGTCCTTGGGAAGAAAGTTTAAAACCAACTACCAATACACCAATTATTAATTATgctttctatctctctctttccttttcctctctctttcttctctctctctctctctctctctctctctctctctcttctctctctctctctctctctctctctctctctctctctctcacacacacacacacacacacacgcacaaatgGCTCTTTTCCAGGAAATCACATGGTTATGGGAAGAGGCTCTGTTCTGCTGAAGTTAGAACCCAAGTACCAAGTGAACCTTCAGAAGCTTGTTTCCATTGGTCTGGGAAGTAGAGTATATCAAGCGTCAGCTCTTCCTGCCACTCTTCTTCCCAGAACCACTTTACTTCCTCTCTTTCCAACACAATTATCTTGAATCTTCAGCTGTAATCAAAGGAATAGGATATAGAGGTTTGTGTCATTCTGTACAAAGGCAAAAGGTGACTATGAAATAGGAGGTGACATTTAAAAGAACAATAGTTATGTTTGGGTAGTGGTCACTATCACCAAATCAAAGGATGGAGTAGTGGTGGAATGAAGTAGTCCCTCATAAGCCATCGCAGTCACTCACATGGTGGGCTCTGCCCTCAAGAAGCAGgatcttgaaaagaaagaacagtagtaaggctgaggatatagctcagtggtagagcactcatctaagCCTATTTGTGCAAatcccagggttccatccccagcactgccaaaaaaaaggGACAGGAATCCGTATATGTCAAACAAGGAGTTCAGCTGGGGCCAGACCTTGAACTACACAGGTAGAGATGCATCTGTTTGACTCTCAAAAAACTATCTTTGCTGCTTCAGATTGCTCACTTCCTTTCAAATCAGAGCTGATTCCTCCCCAACATCCCCATTGCCACCAGTAGAATCAACTCAGACCAGCATCACAGTTCAAGTCAATTCTAGGAGCGACTGCCAGATGGCAGTATTGGTCTAGTCAGAGTTGTCAAGTGGTTTACACCTCCATCCCTGAAACCTCAAGGGAGAGAAGCAATTCTGAGCATGTCTTTAATATCctaatttaaaacacacacacacacacacacacgtatacatacatgtatgaaatcacatgtatgtatgtatatacacatatgatttCCAAAGGACCTGATTTTATTCCACTTGGAGAATAGTCATATGAGAGCAAAGGCTAGTCTGAAGTTTTACTCtattctcttttctctacctccctCAATTCCTAGATGTAAGCTATTCAAATTGGTGCATAAACTTTCTTTGACCTGAGTTTGTCTAAACTGTTGGAGCTTCCAGTAAATCAAACATTCCCCATACCAAGTAATTATATCACAAGACAGACAATTCCAGTTCTGTGTAGATTTGCATTTCCTCTTTTTGTACCTGGACCACACAGGCTTGGACAGCCACCCAGCAAGTCCTGTTCTGATTCACTGTACTGGCTACGCCAGCTTCTTTCTGGAAAAGAGAGTTTTGCATTTAGAGAAGTGCCATGTTGGAAAATTGTTCACTCGTGGGAAAATGAGGGTGGGAAAAGTTGGGAgcagaaaagagtggggagatgGTACATAAAAGAAGGGGAAAGACGAGACTGTGGCGTCAAGGAAATGTCAACGTGTCATTCTCAACCCCTCTCTCCAGAACCCAGTTCTCACTGTCCCTTCTCCTGCCTCTTGCTTTCTCTAGGCACCACTAAGGCGGTGATGGCTCTGCAGAGGACCCATTCATTGCTTCTGCTCTTGCTCACCCTGCTAGGGCTACAGCTGGTGCAGCCTTCCTATGGCCAGGATCGCATGTACCAGCGGTTTCTGCGGCAACACGTGGACCCTCAGGAGACAGGTGGCAATGATAACTACTGCAACTTGATGATGCAAAGACGGAAGATGACTTTACATCGGTGCAAGAGCTTCAACACCTTCATCCATGAAGACATCTGGAGTATTCGCAGCATCTGTAGCACTGAAAATATCCAGTGCAAGAACGGCAAGATGAACTGTCATGAGGGTGTAGTGAAGGTCACAGACTGCAAGGAGACAGGAAGTTCCAGGACCTCCAACTGCAAATATCGGGCTAAGGCAAGCATTAGGCGGGTGGTAGTTGCTTGTGAAGGTGACCCAGAGGTGCCTGTGCACTTTGACAGATAAATGCCATCCTTGGGTGCTATATAGCCAGTGATTGGCCTCTGATTTACTCCAAGAATAGCAATGAGTAATGCATTTAAATTGTTTTGGACTCTGTCTCCTCTGCTCATTACTTACACTTTCCCTCTATGTAACCCATTTTATTAAGTATCCAAGAGAAATGGAGACAAACTATGGCGAGTCCAGGCTTTTCTATTATAAGCTTCTTTATAAAAGACAAGTCAACTTAGCCGTTTCAGATCCTATACTCTGGAATTGAGTCattatgtgtatttatatcaCATTTCAAGCATTTTAAAGTACTTTCTTCTCAGTTATCTCATTTTCATACCCCTTGTACCTCTTTGATGCTGACAATGCTGTTAAGGGAATTTACTGAAGACCATTAAGTTAGTGGAAAATCTGAGACAAAATTTCAGTTGAATTGGCTCATTCGGGGCTTTTTCTGTTCATTACAAGGAGTGTTTTGAAAGTGTCTGCTTTTTATTATTCCCAAAAGTCAGCTGTTTGGGGAGTCATTAAATGTTTAGAAATAACATACTGGTAAAATTAGAGCTGTGTGTGATTTGACATTGTTATGTTTGTGTCTGATTATATCAAGGAATGGTATtagaaaatttatctttttcttcccaAACTTTTGATTCATCCTAAGATGTTACGGTATTAAAAATGTACTAGATCATTAAGATTAACTTACTTTTAAAGTCAGGCATAGTGgaacaggcctgtaatcctaccTACCTAGGAGcctgaggctggaagatcacaagttgaaggccagcctggataacttagtgagacccccatctcaaaataaaaactaaaaagggctggggatgtagctcagtggtagagcatccccgggttcaattctcagaactgaaaaaaaaaaaaaagacttcctgtTTAAAAGATTTTTCATGTTTCCCTTGTAATTGTAATAAAAGACTTAATCTGCAAGTATCTaaagggattttttaaatttttacttattatttttatttattaatttttctcctataCTCTAAGTTCTGGTCTTCCATATATATACCTGAATATCCTCATATATTCTGGCCAGAATGCACAACAGATCCATGACCACAGCACagaaacctttattttgtttatttcagaagAAGTGATTAATCTCAAAAACAAGTCTCACACCCATTCCCTCACCCTTTGGAGATTCAGAAATAAATTGGAGAGCAGAGATATATGAAGATGCTACCTGCAAGGAGGGAagtgtgtggggaggggagaataaattgaaaatatttaaataacagaagatacagaaagaaattttatttgaacTCCCCTTATCTGATTAATGCATAGCTTCCTGAAAATACAGCCAGCATTAACTTCTCTCCATGGGTATCTCCAGGCATGGAGGTATTCCAAGACAATTGTACAAATAAACCTTACCTGAACCTTTCATTTATACTCTCTAAAAGTCCATTTGCTTTCCCAGAGAGCACTTCCTCTCTCTAAAAGCACGTCAGTGCCCCAGTGTTTGAAACCTGTGGAGGGGCTTGGTGGTGTGGCAACAGTACTTGCAGGGACAACAGAAGCCATTTCACTCCATTGCAGAGTTCAGACATTGCTTCAAGATCACAAGCATCATGACAAATTCACAAACACTTATCAGGCTTTCCAGTCACTGAAATGCCATGGAATTGGAGAGTATTATTGAAGTTTGGTGCCTATTCATTTCCATAATGGATTCAGCAAAGTCCTTTTCTTTGGACTTCAAAGTTCCATTAAGGAGCATCTCCCTACTACAGTGATTCATGATGCTCTTTTAGTCAATGACCTTATCTGTGGAGGTCTGTTGGGTGCCATGGTGGGATTCTTGGTTTGGggatattttttcccctcaattaATGTTGTAAAAATTCTTATACAATCTCAGATTGGTGAAAAATTTCAACCTTTCCTCaaggttttaaaaacaaatcagagTAGAATAGGACAGGAGACAGACAAATCTTTTCAGAGGTGTTCACCTGAATGACCATGGGTCCCTTATCTCTTGGCGCATAATCAATGCCACTTACGAGTTCTTGTTGAAGGTTATATGAAAAAAGTCATTGGTGAAGTTCCATTTATCAACTAAACAGACCTAGAAATGCAGTTTGGTCTTGTTCCTAATTGACTCAAATTCAAGTTGGTGTCATTAAGTCCATGTCTCAGGAATTTTGGGCAAAGCTACTTTCTTTAAGCTTCagcaacaagaacaaaacaataaaaggTTTCAGTAggaaacttaaaaagaagaagaaggggtaGAGGgtaaggaggaggggaaggaggagaagaaggaagaagaaaaaaataatctaacaACCCTTCATCCTAGCCCTCCCACAAGTTATGAACAGAACCAGTTTCCTTTCCTC
Coding sequences within it:
- the Ang gene encoding angiogenin — encoded protein: MVLGLGPLLLVFMLGLVVTPPTLAQDNSRYKHFLTQHYDAKPKGRNDRYCESMMERRELTSPCKDTNTFIHGNKGNIKAICGNRNGNPHGENLRISKSPFQVTTCKHAGGSPRPPCRYRATAGFRHIVIACENGLPVHFDESFFRL
- the LOC114080778 gene encoding ribonuclease 4; protein product: MALQRTHSLLLLLLTLLGLQLVQPSYGQDRMYQRFLRQHVDPQETGGNDNYCNLMMQRRKMTLHRCKSFNTFIHEDIWSIRSICSTENIQCKNGKMNCHEGVVKVTDCKETGSSRTSNCKYRAKASIRRVVVACEGDPEVPVHFDR